The Acidianus manzaensis genome has a window encoding:
- the purE gene encoding 5-(carboxyamino)imidazole ribonucleotide mutase, with the protein MPLVGVIMGSKSDLEYMKDCIDILKDFGVSYEAKVVSAHRTPEFMVEYAKTAKSRGIEVIIAGAGGAAHLPGMTASLTTLPVIGVPIPSKNLNGLDSLLSIVQMPYGIPVATVAIGGAKNAALLAIRILSIKHKDLEEKLEKFMESMKNDVLSTSI; encoded by the coding sequence ATGCCACTTGTAGGAGTCATTATGGGAAGTAAGAGTGACCTAGAATATATGAAAGATTGTATAGATATTTTAAAAGATTTTGGAGTAAGTTATGAAGCCAAAGTAGTATCAGCTCATAGAACTCCAGAATTTATGGTAGAATATGCCAAAACTGCAAAATCTAGAGGTATAGAAGTTATTATTGCAGGAGCTGGAGGAGCAGCGCATTTACCAGGAATGACAGCTTCTTTAACTACATTACCAGTTATAGGAGTACCAATACCATCTAAGAATTTAAATGGACTAGATTCCTTGCTCTCAATAGTTCAAATGCCATACGGTATACCAGTAGCTACAGTTGCCATAGGTGGAGCAAAAAATGCTGCTTTACTAGCAATAAGAATATTATCAATAAAACATAAAGACTTGGAAGAAAAACTTGAGAAATTCATGGAGAGTATGAAAAATGATGTACTCTCAACCTCTATCTAA
- a CDS encoding FAD-binding protein: MPEVYSEKELFNELRDAYISNKKVMMLGYGRHSELRKADIYLHVKMDEYEIHENFVIAYAGASVSKIREDALSKDLLFPSFYDGSIGGLLANNEISPLSTRFGKPSEFTEWVDFVTPYKMFRWKGIIGSKGLFGGITKAKIKLFERPSKVYTFESTIEDTSYLISSIDRFSKFNPLVLLIEYLENGKYQFHATLTENIDTTGFSKDEGVPNIEESNKNSYYVRVNNVEEFVNVMKKINPIYAYTVLNTGYAKIYVTDEDLLANYEYFKSEEASMIHKKLKKIFDFKNIFV; encoded by the coding sequence GTGCCTGAAGTATATAGTGAAAAGGAACTTTTTAATGAATTAAGAGATGCGTACATTAGTAATAAAAAAGTTATGATGTTAGGATATGGAAGGCATTCTGAACTTAGGAAAGCTGATATTTATCTTCACGTAAAAATGGATGAATATGAGATTCATGAGAATTTTGTAATAGCTTATGCTGGGGCTTCTGTATCGAAAATAAGGGAAGATGCTTTAAGTAAAGATCTTTTATTTCCCTCATTTTACGACGGCTCAATAGGAGGACTATTAGCTAATAATGAAATTTCTCCTTTATCTACTAGGTTTGGTAAGCCTTCAGAATTTACAGAATGGGTAGATTTTGTAACTCCTTATAAAATGTTTAGATGGAAAGGTATTATAGGTTCAAAAGGACTTTTTGGAGGTATAACTAAGGCTAAAATAAAACTATTTGAAAGACCTAGTAAGGTATATACGTTTGAATCTACAATAGAAGATACTTCATATTTAATTTCTAGTATAGACAGATTTTCTAAATTTAATCCGTTAGTTTTGCTTATAGAATACTTAGAAAATGGCAAATACCAATTTCATGCGACATTAACTGAAAATATAGATACAACTGGTTTTAGTAAAGATGAAGGAGTTCCTAATATTGAAGAAAGTAATAAGAATAGTTATTATGTTAGAGTCAATAATGTGGAAGAATTCGTAAATGTTATGAAAAAAATAAACCCAATTTATGCATATACAGTGCTAAATACTGGATATGCAAAAATATATGTTACTGACGAAGATTTACTTGCTAATTATGAGTATTTTAAATCTGAAGAAGCTTCAATGATTCATAAAAAGTTAAAAAAGATATTTGATTTCAAAAACATATTCGTATAA
- a CDS encoding nucleoside hydrolase, whose translation MSRYFIIDCDTAEDDIMSLFMLLRYGIDVKGITIVEGNIAFDQEVNNALWALEFINKDIPVYLGSRRPIVKSYRTVENVHGKGGIGDLIPEPKTLKAQNKSAIDAIIDLANTYPGELEFLAISPLTNLALAYLKDNSIAKKIRKVWIMGGTIYGRGNITPVAEYNIWVDPDAAKIIFNSGMDLTMVAWDLITNYTIDEKEWKYIMSMNTKMSNFYISIYEHYRKFAMQYQKMNGNPHPDLITTSIAIDSSVATKVEKQYVDIENCDCLTRGMTVIDYLGVLNKNPNTNVVYEIDKQKFISMLYNLLSWF comes from the coding sequence ATGTCAAGATATTTTATAATTGACTGCGATACAGCAGAAGACGATATAATGAGTCTATTTATGTTACTTCGATATGGAATTGACGTTAAAGGTATAACTATAGTTGAAGGAAATATAGCTTTTGATCAAGAAGTAAATAATGCGCTTTGGGCGTTAGAATTCATAAATAAGGATATACCAGTATATCTAGGGAGCAGAAGGCCAATAGTAAAATCTTATAGAACAGTTGAAAATGTTCATGGAAAAGGAGGAATAGGAGATTTAATTCCAGAGCCAAAAACGCTTAAAGCTCAAAATAAAAGTGCAATTGATGCTATAATAGATTTAGCTAATACATACCCTGGAGAATTGGAATTTCTAGCAATATCTCCTTTAACTAACTTAGCTTTAGCATATCTTAAAGATAATTCAATAGCTAAAAAAATAAGGAAAGTATGGATAATGGGAGGTACTATATATGGGAGAGGAAATATAACTCCAGTAGCTGAATATAATATCTGGGTTGATCCTGATGCAGCAAAAATTATCTTTAATTCTGGAATGGATCTAACTATGGTTGCATGGGACTTAATAACTAATTATACAATTGATGAAAAAGAATGGAAATATATAATGAGTATGAATACAAAAATGTCAAACTTTTATATCTCTATTTATGAACATTACAGAAAATTTGCTATGCAGTATCAAAAAATGAATGGAAATCCGCATCCTGATTTAATAACAACTAGTATTGCTATAGATTCTTCAGTAGCTACAAAAGTTGAAAAGCAATATGTCGATATTGAAAACTGTGATTGTTTAACTCGAGGCATGACTGTAATAGATTATCTAGGAGTATTAAATAAGAATCCTAATACTAATGTAGTCTATGAAATAGATAAGCAGAAATTTATTTCAATGCTCTATAATTTACTTTCTTGGTTTTAA
- a CDS encoding helix-turn-helix domain-containing protein — MNLIQLTILTNLAEGELSIKELSEYIGTPKKTIAKSLSMLENKGYVEKRALIGKDIIYSITDAGLEELYRNYLFIKKLLDDMEFTLCNRFDC, encoded by the coding sequence ATGAATCTAATACAATTAACAATTTTAACAAATCTAGCTGAGGGAGAATTGAGTATAAAAGAACTTTCAGAATACATAGGAACTCCTAAGAAAACTATTGCAAAATCCTTATCTATGCTAGAGAATAAAGGATATGTTGAAAAGAGAGCTTTAATAGGAAAAGATATAATATATTCAATTACTGATGCTGGGCTAGAAGAATTATATAGAAATTACTTATTTATAAAAAAATTATTGGATGATATGGAATTTACATTATGCAATAGATTTGATTGTTAA
- a CDS encoding MFS transporter: MNNNTIIFSISWILWGIGYYLFQPFLSIFLIKFISPNDLGLFYLLSEVVALPFPSIGNILSKRFGIKFSIFFGMILSGLGLIILPFSKNFEELLISIMLNECFYIALPNYYAIMRIQGESVITKVWAISVSPAIIMPTIGGIIISSFGYLFLFLISGISILFSIIPLLSFNFSFTKEKLSVKQKIPFVIIFTIVPIALSSQFIYLVIKELYNLNLEIVGIIATTAEIIGMITTYLLSYVEPKKALYLSFSIFSMQIFALINPFFAVCFGIWEAIIPISIESRKSVVDFTYATTMQIVGWILGYTIATFIANPYTSIIFASILSLLLLPIIKRKY; the protein is encoded by the coding sequence ATGAATAATAATACCATAATCTTTAGTATTAGTTGGATTTTATGGGGAATTGGATACTATTTATTTCAACCATTTCTATCTATATTTCTCATAAAATTTATCTCTCCTAATGATTTAGGTCTTTTCTACCTACTTTCTGAAGTTGTAGCTTTGCCTTTCCCTAGTATTGGAAATATTTTATCAAAACGATTCGGAATAAAATTTTCAATATTTTTTGGAATGATACTCAGCGGATTAGGTCTCATAATATTACCATTTTCAAAAAATTTTGAAGAGTTACTTATTTCTATCATGCTAAATGAATGCTTTTACATAGCATTACCCAACTATTATGCCATAATGAGAATCCAAGGAGAAAGTGTAATTACTAAAGTTTGGGCAATTTCTGTTTCCCCCGCTATAATAATGCCTACAATAGGGGGAATTATTATATCCTCTTTTGGATACTTATTTTTATTTTTAATTTCAGGAATTTCTATATTATTCTCAATAATTCCTTTGCTATCATTTAATTTTTCCTTCACTAAAGAAAAGCTATCAGTCAAGCAAAAAATACCATTTGTAATTATCTTTACTATTGTTCCTATTGCTTTATCGTCGCAATTTATCTACTTAGTTATAAAAGAATTATATAATCTTAACCTTGAAATTGTCGGCATAATTGCTACAACAGCCGAGATAATTGGTATGATTACAACTTATTTATTATCTTATGTTGAGCCTAAAAAGGCGTTGTATTTATCCTTCTCTATTTTCTCTATGCAGATATTTGCATTAATAAATCCATTTTTCGCTGTATGTTTTGGAATTTGGGAAGCTATAATTCCAATATCGATAGAATCGCGAAAATCAGTAGTAGATTTTACATATGCTACAACCATGCAAATAGTAGGCTGGATTTTAGGATATACTATAGCTACATTTATAGCTAATCCTTATACTTCTATCATATTCGCATCCATTTTATCATTATTACTTTTACCAATTATAAAAAGAAAATATTGA